The Castanea sativa cultivar Marrone di Chiusa Pesio chromosome 11, ASM4071231v1 genome contains a region encoding:
- the LOC142616195 gene encoding S-protein homolog 2-like, producing MNQRTISQLSFFGLVIVLAVGISNAFTVISKPFRMNYVRIVNDLGNIELVFHCKSKDDDLGLRGVKPAAYWEFSFRQNVFVSTLFFCNFWYTNFDKITFHAVFVVFKSDHEFVKECGGDYCMWIAKEDGLYKYNLQTKMAVKKYDWQRAVMNDV from the coding sequence ATGAATCAAAGAACAATATCCCAATTATCTTTTTTTGGACTAGTCATCGTATTAGCTGTTGGCATAAGCAATGCATTTACGGTGATATCCAAACCTTTTAGAATGAACTATGTACGAATTGTCAACGACCTTGGCAACATTGAGCTTGTCTTCCATTGTAAATCTAAAGATGATGATCTCGGCCTGAGAGGTGTTAAGCCTGCAGCATATTGGGAATTCTCTTTTCGCCAAAATGTTTTTGTCTCAACGCTCTTCTTCTGCAATTTTTGGTACACTAACTTCGACAAAATTACGTTCCATGCAGTTTTCGTTGTATTTAAATCCGATCATGAATTCGTAAAGGAATGCGGTGGAGATTATTGCATGTGGATAGCGAAAGAGGATGGACTCTACAAATATAATTTACAAACGAAAATGGCTGTAAAGAAGTATGATTGGCAAAGGGCTGTGATGAATGATGTATGA